In the Dioscorea cayenensis subsp. rotundata cultivar TDr96_F1 chromosome 12, TDr96_F1_v2_PseudoChromosome.rev07_lg8_w22 25.fasta, whole genome shotgun sequence genome, one interval contains:
- the LOC120273865 gene encoding protein LURP-one-related 15-like: MIHTEWDVLLAANTEEVEWDFKITGEFSKRSIKVFHKQNPSAAIAEMSQHDKVVKVRLANDAFRMTISSNIDFAFVASLISIFHQSQQRKNARKEGMQTAANEIGQVAVDLGTSIAGAATSQSQ; this comes from the exons CATACAGAGTGGGACGTGCTTCTTGCTGCTAACACTGAGGAAGTAGAATGGGATTTCAAGATCACAGGAGAATTCAGCAAGAGATCAATCAAAGTGTTTCATAAGCAAAATCCAAGTGCTGCAATAGCTGAg ATGAGCCAGCATGATAAGGTGGTGAAGGTGAGACTGGCGAACGATGCATTCAGGATGACTATCAGTTCAAACATAGACTTTGCCTTCGTTGCCTCGTTGATTAGCATATTCCATCAGTCGCAGCAAAGAAAAAATGCACGCAAAGAAGGTATGCAAACAGCAGCAAACGAAATAGGACAAGTGGCAGTAGATCTAGGGACATCGATAGCAGGAGCCGCGACATCTCAATCTCAGTAA